A single region of the Vibrio cyclitrophicus genome encodes:
- a CDS encoding patatin-like phospholipase family protein yields MPKNKVNPFNISNHGLKGFSEVSLLVALSLALSGCSAKNKTTNTGNLGASQKQAYTAKNFYRQDNKVTLILSFSGGGTRAAALSYGVLQALRDTDIEIDGERINLLEEVDMISSVSGGSFTAAYYGLYGDKIFEDYEEAFLYHEVSEDLISILLSPSYWFSYATRTDKATDYYDDNIFGDSTFADIRREGAPYIVINATDISTGSRFSFTQEYFDLICSDLNSYSVSSSVTASSAVPFVFTPVVLENKNDCDKSDHLQPSFEATSYRNRNLIKSLESYSHKDEVNYLHLVDGGITDNLGLLSVYEMSEYLRFNDKEELQSLHKNQSARPIVIISVDASTSPESGIRKSIEAPSMKQTVDVITDIQLHRYNDTTKDLIVDELQSWSELASHQGHTVSPYFIEISPNKSDTSAKRYLLNQIPTDFMIDKANVDLLIKEGNKQLIADPEFQKFLSFERKK; encoded by the coding sequence ATGCCCAAAAACAAAGTAAACCCGTTCAACATATCTAATCACGGCCTCAAAGGCTTCTCGGAAGTTTCACTTTTGGTGGCCTTATCGCTAGCCCTTTCAGGTTGTAGCGCAAAAAATAAAACCACTAATACCGGCAACTTGGGGGCGTCGCAAAAACAAGCCTACACTGCAAAAAATTTCTACAGACAAGACAACAAAGTCACTCTTATCCTCTCCTTTTCAGGCGGAGGTACACGTGCGGCTGCACTCTCTTATGGTGTATTACAGGCACTACGTGATACCGATATAGAGATCGATGGTGAACGTATCAACCTATTAGAAGAAGTCGACATGATCAGCTCTGTATCTGGGGGCAGTTTTACCGCTGCATACTACGGATTGTATGGCGACAAAATATTCGAAGATTACGAAGAAGCATTTCTCTATCACGAAGTGTCTGAAGACCTAATCTCTATTCTGTTATCGCCAAGTTATTGGTTCTCTTACGCTACTAGAACCGATAAAGCGACCGATTATTACGATGACAACATTTTTGGTGACAGCACATTTGCGGACATTCGACGCGAAGGTGCGCCTTACATAGTAATTAACGCAACGGATATATCGACGGGCTCTCGCTTTTCATTCACACAAGAATACTTTGACCTGATTTGTTCAGACTTAAACAGCTATTCCGTGTCGAGCTCGGTGACGGCGTCGTCTGCTGTACCTTTCGTTTTCACACCTGTAGTACTTGAAAACAAAAATGACTGTGACAAATCAGATCATTTGCAGCCTTCGTTTGAAGCCACCAGTTATCGCAATAGAAACCTCATCAAATCGCTAGAGTCCTATAGCCATAAAGACGAAGTCAATTATCTTCATCTAGTGGACGGTGGGATTACTGATAACCTTGGCTTGTTATCTGTTTATGAGATGTCCGAATATTTGCGTTTCAACGACAAAGAAGAACTGCAAAGCTTGCACAAAAACCAATCAGCGCGCCCTATTGTCATCATCTCGGTTGATGCATCGACCTCTCCGGAATCAGGTATTAGAAAGTCGATTGAAGCGCCATCGATGAAACAAACTGTCGACGTCATTACCGATATCCAATTGCATCGATATAACGATACAACAAAAGATCTGATCGTTGACGAGTTGCAGTCTTGGTCGGAGCTAGCCTCTCATCAAGGTCATACTGTTTCTCCCTACTTCATTGAGATTAGCCCGAATAAATCAGATACCAGCGCCAAACGTTACTTGCTCAATCAAATACCGACAGATTTTATGATAGACAAAGCAAACGTAGACCTACTGATTAAAGAAGGAAACAAACAACTTATTGCCGATCCGGAATTTCAAAAATTCTTATCATTTGAACGCAAAAAATAA